In Flavobacterium gelatinilyticum, a genomic segment contains:
- a CDS encoding MFS transporter, with protein METVKVQPDVIKKTTYSILFIISFSHLINDLLQAVVPSIYPLIKDNFGLTFTQIGIITFTYQIVASILQPFVGMYTDKNSKPYSLIIGMCFTMTGLFLVSIATSFGFLLLSVSMIGIGSSIFHPESSRVAHLASGGKRGLAQSIFQLGGNAGSAIGPLLAAFIIIPHGQSYVAWFCIIALVGIFALYKIALWYTAHLSERMANKSAHKIETHHLSKNRVIASLIILLVLIFSKYFYMSSITSYYTFFLIDKFHITIQQSQVYLFLFSGAVAAGTLIGGPIGDRFGRKYVIWVSILGVAPFTLMLPYVSLFWVGTLSVIIGLILSSAFSAILVYATELMPGKVGLVAGLFFGFAFGMGGLGSAVLGKIADATSIEYVFKICAFLPLIGIITGFLPNIEGRKKA; from the coding sequence ATGGAAACCGTTAAAGTACAACCAGATGTAATAAAAAAAACAACGTATTCGATACTTTTTATAATCAGCTTTTCGCATTTAATTAATGATCTTTTACAAGCTGTCGTTCCGTCAATATATCCGCTTATTAAAGACAATTTCGGACTGACTTTTACTCAGATCGGGATTATCACTTTTACTTATCAAATCGTAGCTTCGATCTTGCAGCCGTTTGTGGGAATGTATACCGACAAGAATTCTAAACCCTATTCTTTAATTATTGGAATGTGTTTTACCATGACCGGATTATTTCTGGTTTCTATCGCCACTAGTTTTGGATTTTTACTACTGTCTGTAAGTATGATTGGAATTGGGTCTTCTATTTTTCATCCTGAATCGTCTCGTGTAGCGCATTTGGCTTCGGGCGGTAAAAGAGGTCTTGCTCAGTCGATCTTTCAATTGGGCGGAAATGCCGGAAGTGCCATCGGACCTTTGTTGGCTGCTTTTATCATTATTCCGCACGGACAAAGTTATGTGGCCTGGTTTTGTATTATTGCTTTGGTTGGAATTTTTGCTTTGTACAAAATTGCTCTTTGGTATACAGCACATTTATCTGAAAGAATGGCTAATAAGTCAGCTCATAAAATCGAAACACACCATTTATCTAAAAACCGTGTAATTGCTTCGTTAATTATTTTATTGGTTTTGATTTTCTCTAAATACTTCTACATGAGCAGTATTACGAGTTATTATACTTTCTTTTTAATCGATAAATTCCATATTACAATTCAGCAGTCGCAAGTGTATTTATTCTTGTTCTCCGGAGCTGTTGCCGCCGGAACTTTAATTGGAGGACCAATTGGTGACCGTTTTGGAAGAAAATATGTAATCTGGGTTTCTATCTTAGGCGTTGCTCCGTTTACTTTGATGCTGCCTTACGTTTCATTATTCTGGGTTGGAACTTTATCTGTAATCATTGGGTTGATTCTTTCTTCTGCGTTTTCTGCAATTTTAGTTTACGCAACCGAATTAATGCCCGGAAAAGTTGGTCTGGTAGCGGGTCTTTTCTTCGGATTTGCTTTTGGAATGGGCGGATTAGGTTCTGCTGTTTTAGGAAAAATTGCCGATGCAACGAGTATAGAATATGTATTTAAAATTTGTGCTTTTCTGCCGTTGATTGGTATTATCACAGGATTTTTACCGAATATTGAAGGGAGAAAAAAGGCTTAA
- a CDS encoding AraC family transcriptional regulator: MATDFGYQVDSSIPVIGYTEMVTNEECISHSHPRGQLIYATRGVMNVVVGNNIWVVNPLQGLWLPGGVEHQVTFQKDVNYYSVFIDPSVMEGLPKNSFSFDIPMFLKQLVFKIISFGTSGNLTDSQRRIIYVFLDELALIIPSATFLPTTNDERLQKVVELLMNDIASKNTIDYYAELSFMSSRTLSRLFIKELGMNFSDWRTRLKLLEAIKRLGEKQSIKEIALDLGYETASAFIFMFKKHLGTTPSNYILEDENESEKLIA, translated from the coding sequence ATGGCGACGGATTTTGGATATCAAGTTGATTCCTCAATCCCGGTTATTGGTTATACCGAAATGGTAACCAACGAAGAGTGTATTTCTCATTCGCATCCAAGAGGCCAGTTAATCTATGCAACGCGCGGTGTAATGAATGTTGTGGTAGGCAACAATATCTGGGTGGTGAATCCTCTTCAGGGCTTGTGGCTTCCGGGTGGAGTAGAGCATCAGGTTACTTTTCAGAAAGACGTAAATTACTACAGTGTTTTTATTGATCCGTCGGTTATGGAAGGCTTGCCGAAGAACAGTTTTTCATTTGATATTCCGATGTTTTTAAAGCAATTGGTTTTCAAAATCATTTCCTTTGGAACGAGCGGCAATTTAACAGATTCGCAGCGACGAATCATATATGTTTTTTTGGATGAACTGGCGTTGATTATACCAAGTGCCACTTTTTTGCCAACCACAAATGATGAAAGACTGCAAAAAGTGGTTGAACTTTTAATGAATGATATTGCCAGCAAAAACACGATTGATTATTATGCTGAACTTTCGTTTATGAGCAGTCGAACTTTATCACGTTTGTTTATAAAAGAATTAGGAATGAATTTCAGCGATTGGCGTACGCGTTTAAAATTACTCGAAGCCATAAAAAGATTAGGCGAAAAACAATCTATAAAAGAAATCGCTCTCGATTTGGGTTACGAAACAGCCAGTGCTTTCATTTTTATGTTCAAGAAGCATTTAGGAACAACACCTTCTAACTATATTTTAGAAGATGAAAACGAGTCTGAGAAGCTGATTGCATAA
- a CDS encoding alpha-rhamnosidase, with protein MQNRFSIFKILLLFGALFSCSLLAAQEKSKEATWIWYPGDFEVWLSNKMQVRRTEREAVFPPLWQYYSPYALVTFQTEVDIPKPDEVKIFSEGPFQLLLDGVQIYGQPKSITIPAGKHKISFKVYNQEVLPAIYISGQYVKSDASWKVTNEDKLWIDEAGKAQQSGTPWVPVGSWNFDSPESKPSEFKLTTKPLSAKKTEKIAGGELVDFGKETFGYIKIHGLKGKGKVALYYGESREEALDSAKCETLDHLSFDGKQSEIYTHDGSKAFRYVQVQADAGVKYDSISMLYEYLPLDYRGAFKSSDQLLNKIWDVSAYTMHLTSREFFIDGIKRDRWVWSGDAYQSYLMNYYLFFDSPSVERTMSALRGKDPVTAHVNIIMDYSLYWFVGVYDYYLHTGDTKFIKTYYPRMKSLMDFCLERRNKNGFLEPLEGDWVFIDWADGLPKTGEVSFEQMLLARSLEAMAVSAEIAGKNEDQKQYQKLAADLKNNLFDVFWDKKENVMKHQRIDGKMQNIVTRYANMFGIFFNYFTEEQKQSVKNKVLLNKDVLQITTPYMRFYELEALCAMDEQKFVLNEIRDYWGGMLNLGATSFWEKYDPKQSGKDHLEMYGRPYGKSLCHAWGASPIYLLGKYYLGVKPTAPGYSEYEIKPNLGGLKWMEGKVPTPNGEVSVYCSTKEIKVKAGEGEGKLIFKSAGKPKTNSGTITELAKNKYQLIVKPNVEYIVSYKAI; from the coding sequence ATGCAAAACCGCTTTTCAATTTTTAAGATTTTACTACTTTTTGGTGCTCTTTTTTCTTGTTCGCTGCTAGCAGCACAGGAAAAATCAAAAGAAGCGACATGGATTTGGTATCCAGGCGATTTCGAAGTTTGGTTAAGCAATAAAATGCAGGTAAGACGTACAGAACGCGAAGCAGTTTTTCCGCCACTTTGGCAATATTACAGTCCGTATGCTTTGGTAACTTTTCAAACCGAAGTAGATATTCCAAAACCAGACGAAGTAAAAATTTTCTCCGAAGGACCTTTTCAATTACTTTTAGATGGCGTTCAAATTTACGGACAGCCAAAATCAATAACCATTCCTGCCGGAAAACATAAAATCTCCTTTAAAGTTTACAATCAGGAAGTATTGCCGGCAATTTATATTTCAGGGCAATATGTAAAATCCGATGCATCTTGGAAAGTAACCAACGAAGACAAACTTTGGATTGACGAAGCCGGAAAAGCACAGCAATCTGGTACGCCTTGGGTTCCTGTTGGTTCTTGGAATTTTGATTCACCAGAAAGTAAACCTTCAGAATTTAAATTAACGACTAAACCTTTAAGTGCAAAGAAGACAGAAAAAATAGCTGGTGGTGAATTGGTAGATTTCGGAAAAGAGACTTTCGGTTACATCAAAATTCACGGTTTAAAAGGAAAAGGCAAAGTAGCACTTTATTATGGCGAATCTCGCGAAGAAGCTTTGGATTCTGCGAAATGTGAAACTTTAGATCATTTATCTTTTGATGGAAAACAATCTGAAATTTACACGCACGACGGATCAAAAGCATTTCGATATGTTCAGGTACAAGCAGATGCAGGAGTAAAATACGATTCGATTTCAATGCTTTATGAATATCTGCCATTAGATTATCGTGGTGCATTCAAATCATCAGATCAATTATTGAATAAAATTTGGGATGTGTCGGCTTACACGATGCATTTAACTTCTCGTGAATTTTTTATAGACGGAATCAAACGCGACCGTTGGGTTTGGTCTGGCGATGCGTATCAAAGTTATTTAATGAATTATTATTTATTCTTTGATTCGCCTTCGGTAGAACGTACAATGTCTGCTCTTCGCGGAAAAGATCCCGTAACGGCTCACGTAAATATCATTATGGATTATTCGCTGTACTGGTTTGTTGGTGTTTACGATTATTACTTACACACAGGCGATACGAAATTCATCAAAACCTATTATCCAAGAATGAAATCATTGATGGATTTTTGTTTGGAAAGAAGAAACAAAAACGGATTCTTAGAACCATTAGAAGGTGACTGGGTTTTCATTGATTGGGCTGACGGATTACCAAAAACGGGAGAAGTTAGTTTTGAGCAAATGCTTTTAGCAAGAAGTTTAGAAGCTATGGCGGTTAGTGCTGAAATCGCGGGTAAAAACGAAGATCAAAAACAATATCAAAAATTAGCAGCCGATTTAAAAAACAACTTATTTGATGTCTTTTGGGATAAGAAAGAAAACGTAATGAAGCACCAGCGTATCGATGGTAAAATGCAGAATATTGTAACCAGATATGCTAATATGTTCGGTATTTTCTTCAATTATTTTACGGAAGAACAAAAACAAAGTGTAAAAAATAAAGTGTTACTGAATAAAGATGTTCTTCAAATCACAACGCCATACATGCGTTTTTACGAATTAGAAGCATTATGTGCAATGGACGAACAGAAATTCGTTTTAAATGAAATTCGCGATTATTGGGGCGGAATGCTAAATCTTGGCGCAACATCATTTTGGGAAAAATACGATCCAAAACAAAGCGGAAAAGATCATTTAGAAATGTACGGTCGTCCTTACGGGAAAAGCCTTTGCCACGCTTGGGGAGCAAGTCCGATTTATTTATTAGGAAAATATTATTTAGGTGTAAAACCAACCGCTCCAGGTTATTCAGAATATGAAATCAAGCCAAACTTAGGTGGGTTAAAATGGATGGAAGGAAAAGTCCCAACACCAAACGGAGAAGTTTCTGTGTATTGCAGTACCAAAGAAATTAAAGTAAAAGCAGGCGAAGGAGAAGGAAAATTAATTTTCAAAAGTGCAGGTAAACCAAAAACAAACTCTGGAACAATTACAGAATTAGCAAAAAATAAATATCAGTTGATCGTAAAACCGAATGTGGAGTATATTGTGAGTTATAAAGCGATTTAA
- a CDS encoding glycosylase, which translates to MKIKYLILAISALVLTSCATKYKKREITDSVMQEIYEEVKTPYKYGLVMVPTDNSYKMDCPSVFRKDGKWYMTYLIYDGRGYETWLAESDNLLDWKHLGKVMSFSENEKHWDVNQKAGYISLQDMTWGGSYEWEKYEDKYWMSYFGGDSKGYEAGVLSIGMAYTKEVPTKPHEFQRLENPVLTPKDKDAKWWDNSTMYKNSVIRDKDKVTGHNFIMYYNARGDSINPAKGAERIAMAVSDDMKHWERYGNKPLINHHKGISGDAYIQRINDTWVMFYFGAFWTGWDQGAFNRFAVSNDLINWTDWKGEDLVKSTEPYDDMFAHKSFVVKHDGVVYHFYCAVNKAEQRGIAIATSKDLGKSKLNFVAPPEKKKKN; encoded by the coding sequence ATGAAAATTAAGTATCTAATCCTAGCCATTTCAGCACTTGTCCTAACAAGCTGTGCAACCAAATACAAGAAAAGAGAAATTACCGACAGCGTAATGCAGGAAATTTACGAAGAAGTAAAAACGCCTTACAAATACGGTTTGGTGATGGTGCCAACGGACAACTCTTATAAAATGGATTGCCCGAGCGTTTTTAGAAAAGATGGTAAATGGTATATGACGTATTTAATTTATGATGGAAGAGGTTACGAAACTTGGTTAGCAGAAAGTGATAATTTACTTGATTGGAAACATCTAGGAAAAGTAATGTCGTTCTCAGAAAATGAAAAACACTGGGATGTTAACCAAAAAGCAGGATATATTTCGTTGCAAGACATGACTTGGGGCGGAAGCTACGAATGGGAAAAATATGAGGACAAATACTGGATGAGTTATTTTGGTGGAGACAGTAAAGGTTATGAAGCAGGAGTTTTATCAATCGGAATGGCTTATACAAAAGAAGTGCCGACAAAACCGCACGAATTTCAGAGATTAGAAAATCCGGTTTTGACACCAAAAGACAAAGATGCTAAATGGTGGGATAATAGTACGATGTACAAAAACAGTGTAATTCGTGATAAAGATAAAGTAACCGGACACAATTTTATCATGTATTACAATGCCCGTGGCGATAGTATCAATCCTGCGAAAGGTGCAGAACGTATCGCGATGGCAGTATCTGACGATATGAAACATTGGGAGCGTTATGGCAATAAACCTTTAATCAATCATCACAAAGGAATTTCTGGAGATGCTTATATTCAGCGTATTAATGATACTTGGGTGATGTTTTATTTCGGAGCTTTCTGGACAGGTTGGGATCAAGGTGCATTTAACCGTTTTGCAGTTTCTAATGATTTAATAAACTGGACCGACTGGAAAGGTGAAGATTTAGTTAAATCAACTGAACCTTACGATGATATGTTTGCTCATAAATCATTTGTCGTAAAACATGATGGTGTTGTGTATCATTTCTACTGTGCCGTTAACAAAGCAGAACAAAGAGGAATCGCAATCGCCACTTCGAAAGATTTAGGAAAAAGCAAATTGAATTTTGTGGCTCCGCCGGAGAAGAAAAAGAAGAATTAA
- a CDS encoding glycoside hydrolase family 2 TIM barrel-domain containing protein, which produces MFQPIQNNHFSRFRFSIPKSVFTFHILLLTIFTTQAQSVTGEPAGVPELHKKYEFAPWEDPTITSINRQPSRATAYSYKSVEDALKGDRTKSRIQMLNGDWNFKYAVNLKEANKDFYKNTVSGWDKIEVPSNWEMKGYDNPIYKSAVYPFRPINPPYIPKDYNGVGSYQRTFTVPENWKDMTVTLHFGAVSSGFEVWLNGEFLGYGEDSFLPSEFDVTPYLKAGENVVSVRVIRWTDGSYLEDQDHWRMSGIQREVFIMAEPKLRIQDFFVQTKLDKEYKDAIFKLRPKVENLTGEKIKDYTMNVQLYDANNTAMFKEPLQRPVIDLINESYPRLDNVRFGFFQENIKNPKKWSSEEPNLYTMVISIKDKNGNVTEAKSCKVGFRSIEFSKENGKMLINGKETYVYGVNRHDHHPTRGKAVTREDIKQDITTIKKFNFNFIRTSHYPNDPYFYQLCDQYGIMVMDEANQETHGIGGKLSNDPQWTNAYMERMIRMVERDKNHPSVVMWSLGNEGGKGPNHAAMSGWVHDFDITRPVHYEPAQGNAKLDGYIDPLDPRYPKTIDHAYRFENPQDDSYVDMVSRFYPGVFTPKFLVDQKKDTRPIIFVEYSHAMGNSVGNLKELWDEFRSLPRVIGGCIWEFKDQGLVKYDSRSGQNYFAHGGDFGEKYHDGNFNTKGIVDSNGKPKGSLFENKWVYQPAISTLNGNQLEIKNRQAVKSLEGYIPVLKVLENGNVIKTQILKPLKVEAGQSTTLDVSSYLPKMKNDAEYLLNIEFQLSADELWASKGYVVAEDQFQLKKKDALVLNAKKEALNVSESDSEFKIKGKTFDITIGKTNGALSSYVFNGEEQVFAPLLPNFVRPLTDNDKRGWKSQKLLKQWYKAKPKLVNVKIDKSASEIKVISDYEIIQDSASVNVVYNISPDGVIKVDYSLKASDKLPNIPKIGMQMGVQRKFDQISWYGKGELENYSDRSFGSFVGKYSLPVNDFIEHYPKPQENGNRCDVRWMALTTPQKNQGFVVVNDNKVLSMSAWPYTQENLSSAGHTYDLKDPGFLTLNIDLIQMGVGGNDSWTIVAQPIEQYQIKSGNYQYSFYFTPFSGSKNQLESSLKKFKY; this is translated from the coding sequence ATGTTTCAACCAATTCAAAACAATCACTTTTCAAGGTTTCGATTTTCGATACCAAAATCAGTATTCACATTTCACATTTTACTTCTCACAATCTTCACAACCCAAGCTCAATCCGTAACAGGAGAACCTGCAGGAGTTCCAGAACTTCATAAAAAATACGAATTTGCGCCGTGGGAAGATCCAACGATTACAAGCATTAATAGACAGCCTTCAAGAGCAACAGCGTATTCGTACAAAAGCGTTGAAGACGCATTAAAAGGCGACAGAACCAAAAGCAGAATCCAAATGCTAAACGGCGATTGGAACTTTAAATATGCAGTAAACTTAAAAGAAGCAAATAAAGATTTCTATAAAAATACCGTTTCAGGCTGGGATAAAATCGAAGTGCCATCCAACTGGGAAATGAAAGGCTATGATAACCCAATTTACAAAAGTGCCGTTTATCCATTTAGACCAATAAATCCGCCTTATATTCCTAAAGATTATAACGGAGTTGGCTCTTACCAAAGAACTTTTACCGTTCCTGAAAACTGGAAAGATATGACGGTTACGTTACATTTCGGAGCCGTAAGTTCAGGTTTTGAAGTTTGGTTAAACGGAGAATTTTTAGGTTATGGAGAAGATAGTTTTTTACCATCAGAATTTGATGTTACGCCTTATTTAAAAGCTGGAGAAAATGTAGTTTCAGTTCGCGTAATCCGTTGGACAGACGGTTCTTATTTAGAAGATCAGGATCATTGGCGTATGAGCGGTATCCAGCGTGAAGTTTTCATTATGGCGGAGCCAAAATTGCGTATTCAGGATTTCTTTGTTCAAACCAAATTAGACAAGGAATACAAAGACGCGATTTTCAAACTGAGACCAAAAGTAGAAAACCTTACAGGAGAAAAAATCAAAGATTATACGATGAATGTTCAGTTGTACGATGCCAATAATACGGCAATGTTCAAAGAACCGCTTCAAAGACCTGTGATTGATTTGATCAACGAAAGTTATCCTCGTTTGGATAATGTTCGCTTCGGATTCTTCCAAGAAAATATCAAAAATCCAAAAAAATGGAGTTCAGAAGAACCGAATTTATACACGATGGTCATTTCGATAAAAGACAAAAACGGAAATGTTACAGAAGCCAAAAGCTGTAAAGTTGGTTTCCGTTCGATTGAATTCTCGAAAGAAAACGGAAAAATGCTAATCAACGGAAAAGAAACTTATGTCTATGGTGTTAACCGTCACGATCATCATCCAACAAGAGGAAAAGCCGTTACAAGAGAAGACATCAAACAAGATATAACGACGATTAAGAAATTCAATTTCAATTTTATACGTACAAGTCATTATCCAAACGATCCTTATTTCTACCAATTATGCGATCAATACGGAATTATGGTAATGGACGAAGCCAATCAAGAAACTCACGGAATTGGCGGTAAATTAAGCAACGATCCACAATGGACAAACGCTTATATGGAGCGCATGATCAGAATGGTGGAACGCGATAAAAACCATCCGTCTGTTGTAATGTGGAGTTTAGGTAATGAAGGTGGAAAAGGACCAAATCACGCTGCAATGTCGGGTTGGGTTCACGATTTCGACATTACCCGCCCAGTGCATTATGAACCAGCACAAGGAAATGCAAAATTAGACGGTTATATCGATCCGCTTGATCCAAGATATCCAAAAACAATCGATCACGCTTATCGATTCGAAAATCCGCAAGATGATTCGTATGTCGATATGGTGAGTCGTTTTTATCCAGGCGTTTTTACACCGAAATTTTTAGTAGATCAAAAGAAAGATACGCGTCCAATTATTTTCGTTGAATATTCTCATGCAATGGGGAATTCAGTTGGAAATTTAAAAGAATTGTGGGATGAATTCCGTTCGCTTCCAAGAGTTATTGGAGGTTGTATTTGGGAATTCAAAGATCAGGGATTGGTAAAATATGATTCAAGATCAGGTCAGAACTATTTTGCGCACGGTGGAGATTTTGGCGAAAAATACCATGATGGAAACTTCAATACAAAAGGAATTGTAGATTCTAATGGAAAACCAAAAGGTTCTCTTTTTGAAAATAAATGGGTGTATCAGCCAGCGATTTCGACTTTAAATGGAAATCAATTAGAAATTAAAAATCGTCAGGCGGTTAAATCTTTAGAAGGCTATATTCCAGTTTTGAAAGTGTTAGAAAACGGAAATGTAATCAAAACTCAGATTTTAAAACCATTAAAAGTAGAAGCAGGACAATCGACAACTTTAGACGTAAGTTCATATCTTCCAAAAATGAAAAACGATGCTGAATATCTTTTAAATATTGAATTCCAGCTTTCAGCAGATGAGCTTTGGGCTTCAAAAGGATATGTTGTTGCCGAAGATCAATTTCAGTTGAAAAAGAAAGACGCTTTGGTTTTAAATGCTAAAAAAGAAGCTTTAAATGTTTCAGAATCTGATTCGGAATTTAAAATCAAAGGAAAAACGTTTGATATTACAATTGGAAAAACAAACGGAGCTTTGAGTTCGTATGTTTTCAACGGAGAAGAACAGGTTTTTGCACCATTGTTACCTAACTTCGTAAGACCGCTTACAGACAACGACAAACGCGGATGGAAATCGCAAAAGCTGTTGAAACAATGGTATAAAGCAAAGCCAAAATTGGTAAATGTAAAAATCGACAAATCGGCTTCTGAAATTAAAGTGATAAGCGATTACGAAATTATACAAGACAGTGCGAGCGTAAACGTAGTATACAATATCAGTCCAGACGGAGTGATAAAAGTAGATTACAGTTTGAAAGCTTCAGACAAACTGCCAAATATTCCAAAAATCGGAATGCAAATGGGAGTTCAAAGAAAATTTGATCAGATTTCTTGGTACGGAAAAGGAGAATTGGAAAACTACAGCGACAGAAGTTTCGGTTCGTTTGTTGGGAAATATTCGCTTCCAGTTAATGATTTTATCGAACATTATCCAAAACCGCAAGAAAACGGAAACAGATGTGATGTAAGATGGATGGCATTAACAACGCCTCAGAAAAATCAAGGTTTTGTTGTTGTAAATGACAACAAAGTTTTAAGCATGAGCGCTTGGCCTTACACACAAGAAAACCTAAGTTCAGCAGGTCATACGTATGATTTAAAAGACCCAGGATTTTTGACACTAAACATCGATTTGATCCAAATGGGAGTGGGAGGGAATGACAGCTGGACAATTGTGGCTCAGCCAATTGAACAATATCAGATTAAGTCTGGAAATTATCAATATAGTTTTTATTTTACGCCTTTCAGTGGTTCAAAGAATCAGTTGGAAAGTAGTTTGAAGAAGTTTAAATATTAG